A single region of the Branchiostoma lanceolatum isolate klBraLanc5 chromosome 1, klBraLanc5.hap2, whole genome shotgun sequence genome encodes:
- the LOC136439656 gene encoding polycystin-2-like protein 2: MSRWPKYVAWTIVVVSSIVSSFFVIMYSLDWGREKSEAWLKAFFLSFCLSSVVAETGQIFILALVAALICNPTPSSEQRTYNIKKEELRLYLFDLKCNASRRVYPPAAASVLKMKRKNDQRQKFVFVLKEYSVLLLFVAVLFFISQQDKDPFAFHASQTLSIRLTEDFDSITTPEDFWTWTDGILLPVLYPSYWYNGWKMKYLDRQFPLHTEAFRIGPPRLTQIREAADTVELDNIQNGWVIETGNAPYACWQFNATSEVTYESACVSEYSMELPTTLTKATSTLSDLQRNQWIDKYTKRLVLELSFYYPSRKLFSSLQLTVYKMNVGHLATSATVGTHRLFQYENISDYGMALVHILFIFFFLANLIKEVIVVKEEGWKFFFSIWNIIAFVSNIGSAVVICAFGLRYYFASEALKDIVEATGELGIHQSVDFGHTFWWDEAFKFVLAILVFVNTLKLLRVVRFSKTIAKFIALPGAMKNDLLGFSVTSAVAFMAFSSSGMVVFGTHLKAFSNVLRTNYALLEMLLGRFVAEEVLEANRYVGPVYFTLFMICIFIILVNFLVTIICDAIASDASIDNDHDQELVDYIWKSFQQLFGIHSPTTSDVTATTGEEKLTELNANLRAIEESLDDTMDVALSIWPACDATSLNVQDQPVEPSRSSTKPSTETSESVYVAATSSSATALYHVNEQVQNVLQSHEVDSARLAEVQDESRRRAKATLQRKLASRRRKQTGGDERLGTIVESAQELMEQHAEDEARLEHQHRSKRRQFESKLRQKLAARRMQKDNANEKK; the protein is encoded by the exons ATGTCCCGCTGGCCGAAGTACGTggcgtggacaatagtagttgtGTCCTCCATCGTCTCGTCATTCTTTGTCATCATGTACAGTCTGGACTGGGGAAGGGAGAAGAGTGAAGCATGGCTAAAGGCGTTCttcctttcattttgtttatcaagCGTTGTCGCGGAAACTGGCCAG ATATTCATCCTGGCGCTCGTAGCTGCCTTGATCTGTAATCCAACGCCTTCGAGCGAGCAGAGGACGTACAATATCAAGAAAGAAGAACTGCGTTTATACCTTTTCGACCTTAAATGTAATG CTTCAAGGAGAGTTTACCCACCGGCAGCTGCCTCCGTACTGAAGATGAAAAGAAAGAACGATCAGCGGCAAAAGTTTGTCTTCGTCCTGAAGGAGTATAGTGTCCTACTCCTGTTTGTTGCAGTTCTGTTCTTCATCAGTCAGCAGGATAAAGATCCATTTGCTTTCCACGCATCGCAGACCTTGTCCATCAGGCTAACAGAAGATTTTGATTCG ATTACGACTCCTGAAGACTTCTGGACGTGGACTGACGGGATTCTTTTGCCTGTTTTGTACCCCTCGTACTGGTATAATGGTTGGAAGATGAAGTACCTGGACCGACAGTTTCCACTTCATACTGAAGCATTCAGAATTGGCCCGCCACGCCTTACTCAAATTAGAGAGGCAGCAG ATACTGTTGAACTCGAcaatatccaaaacggttgggtGATAGAAACCGGCAATGCTCCATACGCTTGTTGGCAGTTTAACGCCACAAGTGAGGTGACATATGAGTCAGCTTGCGTCTCAGAATATTCTATGGAACTTCCCACCACTCTGACTAAGGCTACGTCCACCTTGTCAGATCTTCAGCGTAACCAGTGGATTGACAAATATACCAAGCGTCTGGTTCTGGAACTGTCCTTTTACTACCCGTCCCGTAAGCTATTCAGCAGCCTTCAACTGACCGTGTATAAGATGAATGTGGGCCATCTTGCCACATCTGCAACTGTTGGAACACACAGACTGTTCCAGTATGAGAATATCTCTGATTACGGCATGGCGTTGGTACACAtcctcttcatcttcttttttCTGGCTAACCTCATCAAAGAAGTGATTGTTGTCAAAGAAGAAGGCTGGAAGTTTTTCTTTTCCATCTGGAATATAATAGCTTTTGTGAGCAACATTGGATCTGCAGTTGTCATCTGTGCCTTTGGACTGAGGTATTACTTTGCATCTGAAGCACTGAAGGATATAGTAGAGGCGACAG GTGAACTTGGAATACACCAGTCTGTTGATTTTGGGCATACCTTCTGGTGGGATGAAGCCTTCAAATTTGTGCTGGCCATTCTAGTCTTCGTTAACACACTGAAGCTACTCCGCGTTGTCCGCTTCAGCAAGACCATCGCTAAGTTCATCGCCCTGCCAGGTGCCATGAAGAATGACCTGCTTGGCTTTTCAGTAACAAGCGCCGTAGCCTTCATGGCCTTTAGCTCTTCAG GAATGGTGGTGTTTGGGACACATTTGAAGGCCTTTAGCAATGTGCTGCGCACAAACTACGCCCTTCTGGAAATGTTGCTTGGCAG GTTTGTTGCTGAGGAAGTCTTGGAGGCGAACCGATATGTTGGCCCTGTCTACTTCACATTGTTCATGATATGCATCTTCATAATCCTGGTTAATTTCCTCGTTACCATCATCTGCGACGCCATTGCTTCTGATGCCTCCATTGACAATGACCATGACCAAGAACTGGTAGATTACATTTGGAAAAGTTTCCAACAGTTATTCGGGATTCACTCACCGACAACATCAGATGTTACAGCAACAACAG GTGAAGAGAAGCTTACCGAGCTGAATGCAAACTTACGTGCGATAGAAGAGTCCTTAGATGACACCATGGACGTTGCACTCAGTATTTGGCCAGCATGTGATGCCACTTCATTGAATGTACAAGACCAGCCTGTTGAGCCTAGTCGTTCCTCAACAAAGCCATCTACGGAAACATCCGAGTCGGTTTATGTAGCTGCTACATCATCATCAGCTACAGCTTTGTATCATGTCAATGAACAGGTCCAAAATGTTCTACAAAGCCACGAAGTCGATTCCGCCAGGCTTGCTGAAGTGCAGGACGAGAGCAGACGACGCGCTAAAGCCACCCTTCAAAGAAAACTAGCATCGAGAAGGAGGAAACAGACGGGGGGCGACGAAAGACTGGGGACAATCGTGGAAAGTGCCCAGGAACTGATGGAACAGCACGCCGAGGACGAGGCACGGCTGGAGCATCAGCATCGCAGCAAAAGACGTCAGTTCGAGAGTAAACTTCGACAGAAGTTGGCAGCTCGCCGCATGCAGAAGGACAACGCTAACGAAAAGAAGTAA